Part of the Metarhizium brunneum chromosome 6, complete sequence genome is shown below.
ACGTACCTCTTCCAGCGTAAGAACCACATAATTCTCATCCTTGTCAAACATGATGACGGGCATATCCAGCCTGCAAAACTCGCGAATACTGCCCCTCCCCAGCAAGGATTAGCCCCAAAGCCCACCCCCTTCTCACGCGAGGGCATGCCAAAACTCACAACTGCCTACACATGCCGCAGGGGCTCGCGGGCGGAGCGACGTCGGTCGCCACAGCCACGGCCTTGAAGGCCCTCAGGCCGCGGTCGGTGACGGCCTTGCCGAGGGCCACGCGCTCGGCACACGTGCCCACGGGGTACGAGGCGTTCTCGACGTTGGCCCCCGTGGTGACggagccgtcgtcgcccaggACCGCCGCGCCCACCCGGAACTTGCTGTAGGGGCAGTAGGCcgcggccttggcggcggacGCCTGGGAGCGCAGCGCGGCGAACTGCTCCGGTGTCAGGGCGTGCGCTTCGCATGTCGCTGCGATGGAGGCGGCTGACGAGGAGGCGTGGATGGTCGGCGGCGCGCGGGACATGGCTTTGTCTTTTTatcttcttcccttctttttttttttcgtggCCTCCCGGCGCGGCGGGGAAACAAGGGACCAAAGTATTTTCAATGGAAGCTGTGTATTTGTTGAGAGAGGTGGGAGACGGAGCTCCAGGgagaaagaaggagaagaagagaggggaaggagagaaagaaTAAAAACGAGGATGTGAGATGGCCTTCGTGGAGGTCTGTCCTCGGTACCGTCTGGTGTCTTACTCTTTCTGGACATGGACTGTTTGCCAGGAAGCTCCCCCACATTTTGGCTGTCATGCGGGGAATCTGCATCTTGGTCGTTGGATGTGGCGCTCGGAGAAGTCCTCCGTAGGCGGTTAGAGAGCCGTTTCGGGCAACGTGCTGTCGAGGCTGTCGGTGACACTGCCGAATGTGAGCCGCGAGTTTTGTCTGACGCTTTTACCCAGAATGTACGTAAATAACTACAAGGGACACGGTTGTTGCTAAACTGCAGAAACGTCGTCGTTGCTAGGATGCGCCATGGAACGTCTGCAAGGTATTAAtcacatacatgtacatgtacatgcctTCATGGTTCGTCCAGGGAGATCAGTGCCTCGAAAACTTGCCGCTTTCATTACTTCTCTGCCAGCATCGACCTCATGCTATACAAGCTAAGCCTCGCCATTACGTCAAATGGTATCTCATAAATTCCGCCCGATCCGTTTCCCCGGCCATGCTTCAACTTGGCATGATAGAGACAATTGAATCATCTTATCCCTGCCATAGATATACACCCAGAAACTGCATTTAACCGCGTCGTCATGATAGTAAATATGCCTCCCCCAGCCTTGGTTTGGATACaaataaagaagaaagaaaaagacgaaaagaaaagaaggacagCGGAATCGTTCGTCTAGGTATTACAACGTCATGTATCAGTTCAGGCAGCAACAAGTCCCATCGCCGTCACGATCCATCCGGCATGTAACTGCCTTTGCTAGAACTCGCCGTCAACGGAGTCATCTGCGCCGATGAGCTGCTGTCGCTCGGGGTCATTGGTTCGACCACCTGGCTTCGAACAGCCATGATCCATTCGTGCTGAAGAAGCTCCACGGCAGATGGCCGTTCCTTTGGGTTTCGTATGAAGCACTTGGACAGAAAATCAAGCCCTGCAGGGCTGACTTGGTCAGCTGTTGGAAGCTGCGGCGGGTTACCTTGTGCAATGTTGTACATGATGGCCCATTCGTTATCCAGGTTGGCCCAGGGCCGTCGACCAGTGGCCATTTCCAAAACGACGCAGCCGAGCGACCAGATGTCCACAGAGCCCGCTCGTCCCGGGTTCTCTCCTTTGATAACTTCCGGAGACATGTACATGGGAGTGCCCGTCATGGATTTGTTGGGTTTTGTGGCATGTAAATCCGCCGCCAGCGTACGTCCTTGGCGGGCGATGACCTTGGCAGCCCCAAAATCCACATACTTGATAATTCCATTATGGTTGAGAAGGATGTCTGCAGACATACAATGTTAGCGCAAAACGTTATACGTATGAAGAAACTTAAAACACGGTAGACACGCACTCTCTGGCTTGATGTCTCGATGAGCAATGCCACTTTCATGCAGATACACCAATCCCTCCAGAAGCTGCAGGGCGTAAAAGGTAATGACTTGCTCATCCTCTATTCGTCCATGCTCGAGCAGGTTCGCTAGCGATCCTCCAGAGCAATATTCCATAAAGATGTACACACGGTCTCGATGGACTTCAATGCCGTGGTATTGCACGATATTGGGATGGTCCAATACTTCCAAGACACCCATCTCCTCTCTGATTTGCTCGGCAATGGTAGGAATCAGCTTTGGATCTTGCAGTCTGATCTCTTTGACAGCCATCAGCAGACCAGTGTCCAGGTCCATGGCCGCATACACGTTGCCAAAAgtgccaccaccaacaaagTGTCCCTGCTGCCACCTCTTCGTGACATTGGTTGCTGACGAGGACAAATAGGCAAGCGATCGATCGGCTTCATTGTTGGCCTCCAGTACACGACCCAGTGCGCGTCTCTCCCCTTCCTTCTCATGCCTCAGCTCATCCACAACATCCAATCGCATCAACCGCTGCTCTGTGGTGCAGCGCGAggcctcctcatcgtcgaGCATTCTGTTCTTGTCCAGTTTCCTGAACTGCCCCAAAAGAGCTTCCATCCGTTCCTTTTCTGCTTGCGCTGCCAGGTTGGATCTGGCACCCATGATGTCGAAATGGGAGATCAAGAGTGACATGCAGCCACCTACCTTTCTTCTGAGCCTCTCATACTCCTCATCGCCAAGTGTAAGAATATGCTTTCCCCTGGTCATGCCCATGGCAAATTCCAGAGCCAGCACGGCCCATCTAAACGTCTTTCGATCTGAAGCAACGCAGTCGTCACAGATGAAGCTCACCCAATCAAGAGCAAGCTTGGTGAGTTTCAAATTGTTCATCTGCCGTCTATTGTGGTCCATGTAGAGTAGTGACCGTTGGCCGAACTCAGTAGCAAAGACAAAGCATGTTTGAATCAGTTCCTGGCAATCCTTCCCTTCAGCCTGTTTGCGGATCACCTCGACACTGTCCATGAACGTGCTGGACAGCTTGTAGGCCACCCGCCGAATCTCCACAAGTCTCACGTTGACTTTGTGAATATTGGACCTAGACTCCTGGCGTAGATCCAGGTGCATATCCACTGCGTCAAGGAAGGCCTTTCTTGCTTCCGGTAGTGCCTGAGACCCTGTTGCGCACAACCGAGCCTGACCCCGTTTCAGATCGATATTCTGTTCTCGTAGAGGCACATCGACTTTTTCTCCAAACCAGTGGAAACTGCCTTCTGGTCGCAGGATGAGGAGATATTGCTCGCCCAGGTCTGGAAACCGATCTATCGAGGTCACAGCCATCATTGCTTGCATGTCGTCCAACTTGCCGTGAAGCTCCGGAGATGcaataatatatttttcttgcTTTTCATACACCCCGGTTTGTAGAAGGAAGTGGCCGGACGCTACTAGTTGATCGTAAAACTTTTGCATAGTCTCTGGCGGAAAGCAAATGCTGAAATCAGAAGAATGCTCATAATTGTCGCTAAGCATTCTACCGAATCTTTGCAGCATCCGTTGGCGAATACGTACGGAATCGAGACAGGCCTTGTATCGCTTGCTCATATCGGTGGCGCTTTCTTTGGGTTTTACCTGCAGCTCCTTTTCAAACGTTTCACTCAAACGGTTCAGCGCCTTGAATGTTAGGGAGCTGAATTGCTCTGCTACCTCGATTTGGCCACCCTGTAAGTGACTTCCAATGTAGTTGGCAAAGTCCCATTCTTGAAACAGTAACTCTGCTTCTTTGAACGAATTCTTGTTTCCGCTTAGTTTCCAATTCAACATCTTGAAATAGTACTTGAGCGCTTCCAACACAACCTGATCGAATGACTCATCGATACACGGTGGTAGGTCCCAGCCGGGTTCGGGGCTTTCAATAGAAAGATACTCCTGCTTGATTCTAATGGCAAACTTGAGGAGAAGTTGGAACTGTGAAATCATCTGTTCTTGCATCATTGGATTCTGCTGAGCGGCCTCTTTAACTCTCTTAGCGTATTCGAGACGTGTCTTCGTGATTTCCTCAATGAGCCGAGACGGGAAACTGATGAGGGTCAACAGTTCCTCTAGATATGGCGGTAGGTGACGTTTTCGGAAGGGCGCAGAGTTGCGAATAAGCGTCTCTTTGGCTTTGCTAATGATGGAAGAAATAGGCCAGAGCATACCCTTCTGGGGAGTTcgctcatcgtcgtcgtagAGGGATTGCAGGCCATCCTCTTTCATCAATCTATCGAGGAAAGACGTCTCATCATTCGTGATGCCGTCCACAGCAGGTGACCTTTGTTTGGTGCGAGAAAAGTCTAGTTCTTCATTTCCAACCCACTTCTTCAAAATGGACAGTTCCGTATTGATCATCTTGTTCGTGTTGTACCAGGAAAAGATGGCCTCATAGGCCTCATGGAATTGAGGCGAGGCAGCCGTTTTGTGTTCCGCTGCCAGGGATTGCCATGAGGGATAATGACTCTCGCACTTCTCGATCTTCTTCACAATATCCTGGACCTGCTCGTAAGGTGGTTTCCCAGCCACACTCTCGCCCTTGACCTCAAAATTGACGATGTCGTCCAAGAGTCGATCAACCGTGCTCCGAGCCTCTTCGACCATGCGTTTCTGGACTGGAAGCTGTCTGCCGCAACATTTGGCCCGAACTCCGAGCCACAGTTCTGACCTGTGGGCCGTTTTACTGGCCTGTTGGTCTGAAGTACCAATAAGCcgcttcttttcttgacGAACAACGTCGCCAGTcaagacggcctcgagcatGGCGTACCACTCAAGCCTATCCCTGTTGTTCGGGTCATTCATGTCCTCCTCGGTTGGTAGCAAGTTATCGCTGCCGTAAAACATGTTGGTTTCTTGATCGGGGCCGATATCATATGGTCCTTCGGAATTCGGTGTCTCGCCctcggagtcggagtcgTTCCCGTTCATTCCTTGGTATGATGAAAAATATTCTCCAGAGGCGGCATCATGCCGAAGCTTCTGGATATAGGCTCGTTCTTGTGCTCGAAATCTACTCTCGCTCTGCCTGGTCCGGGTCTTGGACGACGACCGCATGGACTCGACGAACGGCTGGGTCTGCTGCGATGGCCGCGGTTTTCGAGATGTGGCCGGGTTGTATGTATTGGACGGAGTTCTGGCTGGGGCAAGCGGTCGCTGTGGTCGGCCACCATTGGCATACGGAGTGCCGTCATCGCTTACATTGTTCCACTGCGTCTTCgagccaacaccaacaccattgACAACAGTCTTGGCGGGTATCGACGCAAGAGAACTGGCATGCGTGGGGGCGTCAACATATCGGTTCAAGTCGTTGATTTCGCTGTGCCCCTCTATAGCGTTCGGTTCGTCCTCGGACCCGGGTGACGAGTTGACAGCATCAGGGCTGACGACTACCGACGGTCTTCGTGGCTTGGGTCTCTCCTGCTGcagctcatcctcgccgccagAAAAGCGGACAGCCCGAGGAGACGGgtccgacatgatggcgacCTCGAGTGCCTCAGGagcagtctggtgctttAGGAGGAGCCCCTCGGGCTCAAACAGAACACCCTGCTCAACACCTAAAAGGAGGGGCTCGAGCCCGATGGACAACAGTCAATCACGGGCGGTAGTCAAAACGCAGCATATGTAAGTGTCGCTGTTGATGGAATTGCGTCGGCCACAACTGGTGTACGTGGATGGTTCGGGTTGGTGATATTGCAAGAGCTGTTGTTGGATGGGTTGCTTATCCCATCTTCCTCGCCCCTAGAGCTGTCGTCCCAACACATCGTGATGGACCGCGCGACACGCAAAGTGGCAAGCTTAAGGACAGTGGTGGCACCTGGAGGTCTAACCGCATTCTGATTGGCTGGTGCGAATGGCAAAGTGTGGCGCTCCTACTGCGAGTGTGGCTGATGGACAGTTAAATTTCCCCCTTTAATGTTCAACTGGGCGACGTTTTCCTGTTTACTTGCATGGTCCGCTCGTCATCAACCATGCCTTGTATTGTGCCGAGTAATTGCgtttggcctttttttgATTCACGGGAGCAGCATACTCGATGAAATAAAATTCTAACATGATAAGTTTTTTGTGGTTGCAGTCCCTCACTAGTCAGCCATACGCCCCAAGGTAATAAGACAGAGAGCATGGTGGTGGCCAAACACCAGAGAGTAATATGACACCGCATCTGATTCGCCGTCAAAGCGTTGATGTTTTCTTAGTTTACCGCGCATACTGTTGGGAAACGTGCGAATACTTGGCTGATATtattatgtatgtatctAGGTATGTTACCCATGTCGGACAGTCCACTGAGACCTATCATGTCTCGTGCTGCTTCAGCGCAACCAACACCGACAATTATTACAGATGGCGCCGCCAAACGACGCAACCAACAAAGGCTCCAGTATTAATCAATCATGCAGACCCAGATCCGAGCAGAACTCCATCTCTTCGGCCCGCAGTGGAGAAGAGCCAGCTTGTTCATGAAACTCGGGGCGTTACGCTTTGACTGTTCAGGCCTGCAGATTATTGCacaaccagccagccacaaaaGCAGGCAGGGTGATATTTGTCCATCGGACTGCTGGCTTGCTGACGCCGGGGGATATATGTatgttgtacatacatacatacatacataagaTCTTCAATATTCGGGGGAGGCGAGAGAGACGCAGACGACCATGTACTAATCTACATAATACCCAATTTACATCGTCTACAGAATAGTACGTATGTTACTACTTATATCGACCCCCGATAGTCTGTTTTCCATGCGCCCATTTCGATTCGGGACTATAA
Proteins encoded:
- the wis4 gene encoding MAP kinase kinase kinase wis4 — its product is MSDPSPRAVRFSGGEDELQQERPKPRRPSVVVSPDAVNSSPGSEDEPNAIEGHSEINDLNRYVDAPTHASSLASIPAKTVVNGVGVGSKTQWNNVSDDGTPYANGGRPQRPLAPARTPSNTYNPATSRKPRPSQQTQPFVESMRSSSKTRTRQSESRFRAQERAYIQKLRHDAASGEYFSSYQGMNGNDSDSEGETPNSEGPYDIGPDQETNMFYGSDNLLPTEEDMNDPNNRDRLEWYAMLEAVLTGDVVRQEKKRLIGTSDQQASKTAHRSELWLGVRAKCCGRQLPVQKRMVEEARSTVDRLLDDIVNFEVKGESVAGKPPYEQVQDIVKKIEKCESHYPSWQSLAAEHKTAASPQFHEAYEAIFSWYNTNKMINTELSILKKWVGNEELDFSRTKQRSPAVDGITNDETSFLDRLMKEDGLQSLYDDDERTPQKGMLWPISSIISKAKETLIRNSAPFRKRHLPPYLEELLTLISFPSRLIEEITKTRLEYAKRVKEAAQQNPMMQEQMISQFQLLLKFAIRIKQEYLSIESPEPGWDLPPCIDESFDQVVLEALKYYFKMLNWKLSGNKNSFKEAELLFQEWDFANYIGSHLQGGQIEVAEQFSSLTFKALNRLSETFEKELQVKPKESATDMSKRYKACLDSVRIRQRMLQRFGRMLSDNYEHSSDFSICFPPETMQKFYDQLVASGHFLLQTGVYEKQEKYIIASPELHGKLDDMQAMMAVTSIDRFPDLGEQYLLILRPEGSFHWFGEKVDVPLREQNIDLKRGQARLCATGSQALPEARKAFLDAVDMHLDLRQESRSNIHKVNVRLVEIRRVAYKLSSTFMDSVEVIRKQAEGKDCQELIQTCFVFATEFGQRSLLYMDHNRRQMNNLKLTKLALDWVSFICDDCVASDRKTFRWAVLALEFAMGMTRGKHILTLGDEEYERLRRKVGGCMSLLISHFDIMGARSNLAAQAEKERMEALLGQFRKLDKNRMLDDEEASRCTTEQRLMRLDVVDELRHEKEGERRALGRVLEANNEADRSLAYLSSSATNVTKRWQQGHFVGGGTFGNVYAAMDLDTGLLMAVKEIRLQDPKLIPTIAEQIREEMGVLEVLDHPNIVQYHGIEVHRDRVYIFMEYCSGGSLANLLEHGRIEDEQVITFYALQLLEGLVYLHESGIAHRDIKPENILLNHNGIIKYVDFGAAKVIARQGRTLAADLHATKPNKSMTGTPMYMSPEVIKGENPGRAGSVDIWSLGCVVLEMATGRRPWANLDNEWAIMYNIAQGNPPQLPTADQVSPAGLDFLSKCFIRNPKERPSAVELLQHEWIMAVRSQVVEPMTPSDSSSSAQMTPLTASSSKGSYMPDGS
- the CDA gene encoding Cytidine deaminase; protein product: MSRAPPTIHASSSAASIAATCEAHALTPEQFAALRSQASAAKAAAYCPYSKFRVGAAVLGDDGSVTTGANVENASYPVGTCAERVALGKAVTDRGLRAFKAVAVATDVAPPASPCGMCRQLGSIREFCRLDMPVIMFDKDENYVVLTLEELLPLSFGPEKLGL